In Balneolales bacterium ANBcel1, one genomic interval encodes:
- a CDS encoding glycosyltransferase encodes MNILFIPSLPISHELTDKDGFLDIANRDKWMSSLLIRRGYPTRLWAAGESSYEDEWQYDDLPAVPVRIFKTDASNPDPLREVSTALNKAVAESDADMVILKGLDGGVGLQLAKHVLVPKGIPFAWIIDGTWYHPLLARAFAVLYETEWQRGQLTSRGIRFWRKVIDDKKMIPLPKSVDTRHFAPDPLVTKECDVIGMEQVLTHSPKMDSLIALSRHLKVGVIGGGSELYNFRKRYPEIDWYGAVPYSDLPAMINRGRIFFHSGLRHDHPRSIVEAAACGVPPVAFREVTDERVLPESVGWRITQKKFVDELVALAADREKLQKVSHTARSHAEKHWHHTSSLPAIRELINRMIETKKNTG; translated from the coding sequence ATGAACATTTTGTTTATTCCATCTCTGCCGATATCCCATGAACTGACTGACAAAGACGGCTTTCTTGATATTGCGAACCGGGATAAATGGATGTCCTCGCTGCTTATTAGAAGAGGCTACCCCACCCGGCTCTGGGCTGCTGGTGAAAGCTCCTATGAGGATGAATGGCAGTATGACGACCTCCCAGCGGTGCCTGTCCGGATTTTCAAAACGGACGCATCCAATCCGGATCCGCTGCGTGAAGTATCCACGGCCTTGAACAAGGCGGTAGCCGAATCGGATGCCGATATGGTGATATTGAAGGGGTTGGATGGCGGAGTCGGACTTCAACTTGCAAAGCACGTGCTAGTCCCGAAAGGTATTCCCTTTGCATGGATCATCGACGGAACCTGGTATCATCCTCTTCTGGCCAGGGCATTCGCTGTACTTTATGAAACAGAGTGGCAGCGCGGTCAGCTGACTTCCCGCGGTATCCGATTCTGGCGCAAAGTGATCGATGACAAAAAGATGATTCCGCTTCCGAAATCGGTGGATACCCGCCACTTTGCGCCGGATCCGCTGGTAACCAAAGAGTGTGATGTAATCGGGATGGAGCAGGTGCTGACCCACTCTCCCAAAATGGATTCGCTTATTGCGCTCTCCCGCCATCTGAAAGTGGGCGTGATCGGCGGGGGGTCAGAGCTTTATAACTTCAGAAAAAGATATCCGGAAATTGACTGGTATGGAGCTGTCCCCTATTCCGACCTGCCGGCAATGATAAACCGGGGCAGGATCTTTTTCCACAGCGGGTTGCGCCACGACCACCCCAGATCTATTGTGGAAGCGGCTGCATGCGGTGTTCCTCCCGTGGCTTTCCGGGAAGTGACTGATGAACGCGTTCTCCCGGAAAGTGTCGGCTGGCGGATCACCCAAAAGAAATTTGTCGACGAACTGGTGGCCCTGGCAGCCGACCGTGAAAAACTTCAAAAGGTCTCCCACACGGCCCGGTCTCATGCGGAGAAACACTGGCATCATACTTCCTCTCTTCCCGCCATCAGGGAATTAATTAACCGGATGATTGAAACCAAAAAAAATACCGGCTGA
- a CDS encoding glycosyltransferase encodes MATYNPLVSCLLPAGTDYSRLARSIHCYQQQSWKNKELIVIDSGHRDIMPLLEDIPSNEVRHIRAAKKSGYTESSLLNLGVNQAEGDMIAYWGETEWHHPDRIQTQVDAMTDTDNACVLHSTLLHLDHPEYVHHPYSLPVSGGYAGSLVVRNRNDLHFPKTRKDAKQRYLKFLDETEVCTLDDSMAWLMIRCLEGGSKSDGYKAFVAGLRDSPKSAAWKFWLTFRGKSLATHPRFSISEKERQAFYRYLKESQRLGLIRSITDGHTPA; translated from the coding sequence ATGGCAACATATAACCCCCTGGTCAGCTGCCTGCTTCCGGCCGGAACCGATTACTCCCGCCTTGCAAGGTCTATCCACTGCTACCAGCAGCAAAGCTGGAAAAATAAAGAGTTGATAGTCATTGATTCAGGTCACCGTGACATTATGCCCTTGCTGGAGGATATTCCTTCGAATGAAGTCCGCCACATCAGGGCTGCCAAAAAATCAGGATATACGGAGTCTTCGCTATTGAATCTTGGGGTGAACCAGGCTGAAGGTGACATGATCGCGTACTGGGGAGAGACTGAATGGCACCATCCCGACAGGATACAAACCCAGGTTGATGCCATGACCGATACGGACAATGCCTGTGTACTTCACTCCACACTTCTTCACCTGGATCATCCGGAATATGTGCATCACCCGTACTCGCTACCGGTTTCCGGAGGATATGCCGGCAGCCTGGTGGTTCGCAACAGGAATGACCTCCATTTCCCAAAAACCAGAAAGGATGCCAAGCAGCGCTATCTCAAATTTCTTGATGAAACCGAGGTCTGTACATTAGACGATTCGATGGCCTGGCTGATGATTCGCTGCCTGGAGGGTGGCTCAAAGTCCGATGGATATAAAGCGTTTGTCGCGGGCCTTCGCGATTCCCCGAAAAGCGCCGCCTGGAAATTCTGGCTTACGTTTCGGGGAAAAAGCCTGGCCACACATCCCCGGTTTTCCATATCGGAAAAAGAGCGTCAGGCTTTTTACCGCTACTTGAAAGAGTCCCAAAGGCTTGGTTTGATCCGGTCGATAACGGATGGTCACACGCCTGCCTGA
- a CDS encoding ABC transporter substrate-binding protein → MKSTLILFLVLLAALPVFAESSKEQEIRSILQERDDQIKELLGPAGTEYTDEQRRRLRSIINDMMDYREMARFALDDTFYELDPEEQEEFTELFATIIRDQSLQRLDIYRADVIYEDITVDEHTAMVTTTAILDDNRIPVLYQMKQKDGEWYITDMSVDRAWTAQSYRRSFQNIIRRRGFDALMENLRRRADQAGV, encoded by the coding sequence ATGAAATCTACGCTCATTCTGTTTTTAGTCCTGCTAGCAGCCTTACCGGTTTTCGCCGAATCCTCCAAAGAACAGGAAATACGATCAATTCTGCAGGAACGGGACGATCAAATAAAGGAGCTTTTGGGTCCCGCCGGAACAGAGTACACCGATGAGCAGCGACGCCGGCTGCGCAGTATCATCAATGACATGATGGATTACCGGGAGATGGCCCGCTTTGCTCTCGACGATACATTCTACGAACTCGATCCCGAAGAACAGGAGGAGTTTACGGAGCTGTTTGCCACGATCATCAGGGATCAATCGCTGCAGCGGCTTGATATCTACCGGGCGGATGTGATCTACGAGGATATCACTGTTGATGAGCATACCGCCATGGTAACGACTACCGCGATCCTCGATGACAACCGTATCCCCGTACTGTATCAGATGAAACAAAAGGATGGCGAGTGGTACATCACGGATATGTCCGTCGACAGAGCATGGACGGCCCAGTCATATCGCCGCTCCTTTCAAAATATCATTCGCAGAAGGGGTTTTGATGCGCTCATGGAAAACCTGAGGCGCCGGGCGGATCAGGCAGGCGTGTGA